GGGTCCGGAAACGTTCATCAAACTGATGACCGACGGTATCCTGCTCGCAGAGGCGCAGGGGGACCCGCTGCTCACCGGCTACAACGCGCTCGTCATTGACGAGGCTCACGAGCGCAGCCTCAACATTGACTTCCTGCTGGGACACCTGAAAGGGCTCGTGGGCCGCCGTCCGGACCTCAAGGTGATCGTCACGTCGGCAACGCTCGACACCGGCGCGTTCTCACGCCATTTCGACAACGCCCCGGTGATCGAGGTGTCCGGACGGATGTATCCGGTGTCCGTACGGTACGCTCCCCCGGACTCCGGATCGGAGGAGCGCGGCGAAGTCACCTGCATCGAGGCGGCGGTGCAGGCGGTGGAGGGCGTGCTGAACGAATCCGTCGAGGGGGACGTGCTGGTGTTCCTGCCGGGCGAACGGGACATTCGCGAGACCGGGGACCTCCTGGAGGGACGCTGCGGCCACGAAGCGGAGATTGTGCCGCTCTACGGGCGTCTCAGCGCGGGCGACCAGCAGCGGGTGTTCACGCCTTCCGGAAACCGCCGGGTCATCCTCGCCACGAACATTGCGGAGACCTCCCTGACGCTCCCCGGGATCCGGTTTGTGGTGGATGCCGGACTGGCGCGCATCAGCCGGTACAATCCGCGGACGCGAACCCGGCGGCTTCCGGTGGAGCCGGTGTCGCAAAGCAGCGCCAACCAGCGCCGGGGACGCGCGGGGCGTGTCCGGGAGGGCGTGTGCATCCGGCTCTACTCCGAAGAAGATTTCGCCTCGCGGCCGCCCTTCACGCAGCCGGAGATCCAGCGGGCGAACCTTGCCGAGGTGATCCTCCGGATGAAGGCCTTCCGCCTCGGGGACATTGAGACGTTTCCCTTCGTCAACCCGCCTTCTGCCCCCGCGATCGAGGGGGGCTACCAATTGCTCATCGAATTGGGCGCCCTGGACGAGGTCCGCGGGCTCACCGCCCTGGGACACGACCTCGCCCGGCTTCCGATTGATCCCACGCTGGGTCGCATGCTGCTCCAGGCACAACAGGAGCACGCGACCCGGGAACTGCTCATCATCGCCTCGGGCCTCGCCATCCAGGATCCGCGGGAGCGTCCGCTCGACAAGCGCGAGATGGCGGACGCCGCCCACCGGCGCTTCCTCAGCCCCCATTCGGACTTCCTCACGCTGTTGAATCTTTGGAACGGGGTTCATGACGCGTGGAAATCCCTGCCCGGCCAGGGGCAGCGTCGGCGGTTCTGCCGGGATCACTTCCTCTCGTATGTCCGGATGCGGGAGTGGCAGGACCTGCATGCGCAGTTGCACGGGGCGCTGGAGGAACTGGGCACGGTGAACCTGAACGCCAGCGGTGCGTCCGGGGAGGCCATCCACCGGGCCATCCTTTCGGGCCTGCTGGCGCATGTGGCGATGCGCACCGGGCGCAATGCCTACACCGGCACCGGGAATCGGGCCGTGCAGGTCTTTCCAGGTTCGGTGCTGTTTGAGCGATCCGAGCCGGCCGCAAAAGGGTCCCGTGCCCATCGGGGACGCGGTGTTGAGTCCGGAGAGCCGGTGCAAGCGGAGAAGACACGGCAGCCGGCCTGGATCATGGCGGGCGAGATCGTTGAGACCTCGCAGCGGTTTGCGCGAACCCTCGCCGGCATCGAGCCCGGGTGGATCGTCGGGCTGGCACCCCACCTGTGCCGGACGACGCACCAGAACCCGCGCTGGAGCGTCGGCGCCGGCCGGGTGCTGGTGGACGAAATCGTCCATTTCCAGGGACTGGAGGTGCTGCGGCGCGCGGTGGCGTACGGCAACCTGCAGCCTGCGGAGGCCACGGCGATCTTCATCCGCGAAGCGCTCGTCGGAGAGTCGCTGCTCCCGCCGGCGCGGGACCGGGGCAATGAGGCGTTGGACGAAGCCCCGGGGGACTCCCCGCTGCCGCCCCAGTACGCGTTTCTTGGACACAACCGGAAGATCCGCCAGTGCGTGGAGGACTGGCAGACCCGGGTGCGCCTCGGTGATGCCCGCGATCCCGGCGAGGCCCTATATCATTTTTACGCTGCGCGCCTTTCCGGGGTCTCCTCCGTCTCCGAGCTGAACCGGGTCATTCGTGACGCCTCCGGCCCCGGATTTTTGTGCGCGACCGTTGCAGATCTCACGGACGGGCGGGAGATGGGATTTGACGCGGATGCCTTTCCCGATCGCATTGAGGTCGCCGGGCATCCGGTGCCGGTCACTTACGCGTATGCTCCGGGAGAGTCGTGGGACGGTGTGACCCTGAAAGTGCCGGCAGAGCTGCTTCCCCTGGTGCCCCCTTCGGCGCTCGAGTGGGCGGTTCCCGGCCTGCGGGCTTCGCTGGTCTCCGAATGGCTGGCGTCGCTGCCCAAATCCCTGCGCCGCGCGCTGCAACCCTTCCCGCCAAAGGTGGAGGCCATCGTACGCGATTTGCGCCCCGCGGCGGGATCTTTGTGTGAGGAACTCGGACAGTGGCTTCACCGCGCGTGTGGGGTCGGGGTGCCCCCGGAGGCTTGGAGGCCGGAGTCGGTGCCCGGTCATTTGCGTCCGCGCATCGAGGCGGTGGATGCGGATGGCCGGGTGCTGGGCGCCGGACGCGACCCGCGGGAGTTGCGTCGTCTGGTGGGCACCGTGCGACCGGCATCTCCGGCGGAATCACCGGCCTGGAAACGGCTGACCCACGAATGGGAACGGCTGGATGTCCCGGGCTGGACCTTCGGAGATTTGCCGGAATCGGTGGACGGCGGCCAGGCCGCACCGGGGATTCCCACCGCATATCCAGGGCTGTCGCTTGAGGGCGGGTGCGTGCATGTGCGCCTGTTTCGGACGGCGGCGTCCGCCCGCGCTGCAAGCCGGGATGGGTTCCAGCGGCTGGTCGAACGGTCGCTTCAAAAGGACCTGGCCTGGCTGGAGAAGGATCTCCGGGGACTGGACCGCCTGCATCACAGCTTCGGCTCACCGGCGACGGCGGATGTCCTCCGGGAAACCGCCATGGACCATATCCGGCGGCAGGTGCTGCCGGCCGAGGCGCCGCCCGGATTGACGCGGACGGCATTTGATGCCGCCGTGCTTGCGTCCCGTGAGCAATTGCGTGAGGCGGCGCCCCGACTGATCCGTACGGTCGGCTCGATCCTTGCGGCCCGAAAATCACTGCTGGATCGGTTGGGAGCCGGGCCGCCGACCCCCGCGGCGCGTCCACGGACTCTCAACGATCTCAGCCAGCTCCCATTGGCGGTCCCCGCGTCCGCGCCCCCGCCACGCCCGGCGACAGCGGGACGTCCGTGGATCACGGCCGTCCAGCGCGAGCTGGATCGCCTGATGCCACCCCGGTTTCTCGAAGCGACCTCTCCGGACCGTCTGGTGCATTTGCCGCGTTATCTCAAGGCCCTTCAATTGCGACTCGAACGGGCGGCCCAGCAGCCGGCGCGGGACGCCGAGCGAATCCGGTTGCTGGCGCCCTACGAGACGGCGGCATCCCGGCTGATGGCGTCGCCGCCGGTCTCGGACGACGACCGCCGGCGGCGGGAGGAGTTCCTTGGGATGCTGGAGGAATTCAAGGTCTCGGTCTTCGCCCAGGAATTGGGGACGGTCCTGCCGGTTTCCGCAGCCCGCCTCGACGTCCTGCTGGCGGAACTCCGAGGCGCATCTTGAACGGTTGCTGGTCAAGCGGCTCGGGCGGCTGTGGCCGGCGCCACGTCGAGCAGCGCGGCGAGATCCGCGGGCAGTTCCACGGCCCGCATCGGACCGTCGGGCGGTTTCTCCACACACACGACCACGAGCTTCCCGACCGCCACCTCCTCGACCGGACCGGGATCCACGCGGGTGAAACGGATCTCATACGACAACGACCGGACGGTCTTCGCCGTCACGCTCAGGTGC
The DNA window shown above is from Verrucomicrobiia bacterium and carries:
- the hrpA gene encoding ATP-dependent RNA helicase HrpA yields the protein MSDPRVQELKSLLPRCLLADWVRLGARAARLFRDERHPARHDAVLERLLAQARDSAERCAWRRANAPVVTYPPDLPITARREEIVAAIRRHPVVIVAGETGSGKTTQLPKMCLEAGLGIEARVGCTQPRRVAALSISRRLAAELDVPWGREVGCQIRFDDRTGPETFIKLMTDGILLAEAQGDPLLTGYNALVIDEAHERSLNIDFLLGHLKGLVGRRPDLKVIVTSATLDTGAFSRHFDNAPVIEVSGRMYPVSVRYAPPDSGSEERGEVTCIEAAVQAVEGVLNESVEGDVLVFLPGERDIRETGDLLEGRCGHEAEIVPLYGRLSAGDQQRVFTPSGNRRVILATNIAETSLTLPGIRFVVDAGLARISRYNPRTRTRRLPVEPVSQSSANQRRGRAGRVREGVCIRLYSEEDFASRPPFTQPEIQRANLAEVILRMKAFRLGDIETFPFVNPPSAPAIEGGYQLLIELGALDEVRGLTALGHDLARLPIDPTLGRMLLQAQQEHATRELLIIASGLAIQDPRERPLDKREMADAAHRRFLSPHSDFLTLLNLWNGVHDAWKSLPGQGQRRRFCRDHFLSYVRMREWQDLHAQLHGALEELGTVNLNASGASGEAIHRAILSGLLAHVAMRTGRNAYTGTGNRAVQVFPGSVLFERSEPAAKGSRAHRGRGVESGEPVQAEKTRQPAWIMAGEIVETSQRFARTLAGIEPGWIVGLAPHLCRTTHQNPRWSVGAGRVLVDEIVHFQGLEVLRRAVAYGNLQPAEATAIFIREALVGESLLPPARDRGNEALDEAPGDSPLPPQYAFLGHNRKIRQCVEDWQTRVRLGDARDPGEALYHFYAARLSGVSSVSELNRVIRDASGPGFLCATVADLTDGREMGFDADAFPDRIEVAGHPVPVTYAYAPGESWDGVTLKVPAELLPLVPPSALEWAVPGLRASLVSEWLASLPKSLRRALQPFPPKVEAIVRDLRPAAGSLCEELGQWLHRACGVGVPPEAWRPESVPGHLRPRIEAVDADGRVLGAGRDPRELRRLVGTVRPASPAESPAWKRLTHEWERLDVPGWTFGDLPESVDGGQAAPGIPTAYPGLSLEGGCVHVRLFRTAASARAASRDGFQRLVERSLQKDLAWLEKDLRGLDRLHHSFGSPATADVLRETAMDHIRRQVLPAEAPPGLTRTAFDAAVLASREQLREAAPRLIRTVGSILAARKSLLDRLGAGPPTPAARPRTLNDLSQLPLAVPASAPPPRPATAGRPWITAVQRELDRLMPPRFLEATSPDRLVHLPRYLKALQLRLERAAQQPARDAERIRLLAPYETAASRLMASPPVSDDDRRRREEFLGMLEEFKVSVFAQELGTVLPVSAARLDVLLAELRGAS